The sequence TCCCAAATCGCCTCCAGCGATTCCAGTTTGGTCGGCTCGATGAAACCGCACGTGTTGACGATTTCGGCATCGGCACACTCGGGATCGTCAACGACCGTCCACCCGGCAAGCTTCAGATGCCGGGTGAGCGCCGCGCCATCGGCTTCGTTCTTGGGGCAGCCCAACGTGCGGATGTAAACGCGACCTTTGTTCATCTCCGAACCCTTACAAAAAACAGCGCGCAGAATCCCCGCGCGCTCGTTCTACAATATAACTAATTGTCTTTGGACGAACTGTCTGAAGCTGTACGTGACGGCAGGACAATCACTTCGGCGCCTTTTGGAGGAGAGTAGCTGAAGCGCCCGCTGTCCTTCTGATCATCGGTTTCGTATGCGGAGAAATACAGCGTCGAGGTTTCTTCGTTGTAATCAACGTACTCGGCTTTGTCGGCCCAGTGTGTCTGAGCATTGATCCACAGTGTCAACCGTTGGATCGCCGCCGTTTCAGTTTTGGCCGCCAGGCGGATGCGCCATGTCTTCTGGCCGTCGCGATCGACATCTTCGCAGTCGACGATCAGAAAATCGGTGCGCAGCGACCCGAAGAATCCGGCTGGACCGAATTCAAGAGAATCGAGTTTCCCGGCGCGGATGGTGACCTGATTCGTCTCAGATGCGTGGGTCCAGAGCGTGTCTGTTCCGCGAACGACCGTCTGCGCGTCGGTCTCGACACGGTATCTCTTGGGCGGGCCGAGCCATAGAGTGCCACTCTCCGGTTCACGTTCACCGAACAGCAGCGAGCGCGATTCCCGTCGGAACTTCAATCGGATCGTCTTGTGCGTGGCGATCCTTGCTTCGAACGCATCGATCGCGGAATCAGACTCGCAGCATTGAGCACCCTGTGCCAGCGGATACGCACACAATCCCGCCAACAGGAGAATTGACACCCGACGGACGGAGCCGCGAATCGCTGGTAGTCTCTCATTCATATGCGGTCGAGAGCTAATACCTGTTGTACCCCAAATCAAGCCCGACATACGCCGTCCGCATTGCCGGTATTTGGCCCGGTTTCCGGAAAGTTTGTAAGCCGGCTCAGGGAACGGGCTTGGCGAACCGTCGTTCGAGTTCTTCGACGGAAATCAAGACTTCGCGGGCTTTGCTGCCGTCGTAGGGCCCAACGACACCCGCCTCTTCGAGGCGGTCGATGAGACGGGCGGCACGCTGATAGCCGATGCCGCAGCGGCGTTGCAGCAGGGACACCGATCCTTGCTTGTGACGACAGACGACCTCGGCCGCTTGAAGAAACAGCGGGTCGCTGGTCGGATCGTCGTCGGGATCGCCGCCACCACTTTCGGCATTGGATGACACGGCCGCAAACGCCGACACCGGCGATACCTCGACGATCTGTTCCCGGAGGCAGGTGACCAATGATGATGTCTCTTCGCTGGAGATATAGGCGCCATGCACGCGCAGCGCTTCGGGCTGCCCCGGCGCCAAATAGAGCATGTCACCGCGGCCGAGGAGCTTCTCAGCGCCATTCGCATCGAGAATGGTCCGAGAGTCGGTCTTTGACGCGACCTGAAATGCGATTCGACAAGAGAAATTCGCCTTAATCAGGCCGGTGATGACATCGACCGAGGGCCGCTGCGTGGCGAGGATCAAGTGGATTCCCACCGCGCGCGCCATCTGCGCCAGACGTGTGATCAAAAGCTCGATGCGCGCCGCTTCCGCACTCATCATCAAGTCGGCGAGTTCATCGACGACGATGATGAGATACGGCAGCCGTTCGCTCTCGTCAGACTTGCGATTGTAGTCGACGATGTTGCGCACGCCGCTTCCCGCCAGCCGTTTGTAACGGTCATCCATCTCTCGCGCGGCATCGGCCAGGAGGCGTTCGGCCGCCTTGGGCTGCGTCACGACCGGTTTTGCCATGTGCGGAATCCCCGCATAAACCGACAACTCAAGCCGCTTGGGATCGACGAACAGGAGGCGGACATCGCGCGGATGATGGCGATACAAAAGCGATGCGACGATGACATTGATGCAGACGCTCTTGCCCGACCCGGTCGCCC is a genomic window of Candidatus Zixiibacteriota bacterium containing:
- a CDS encoding outer membrane lipoprotein carrier protein LolA, whose amino-acid sequence is MNERLPAIRGSVRRVSILLLAGLCAYPLAQGAQCCESDSAIDAFEARIATHKTIRLKFRRESRSLLFGEREPESGTLWLGPPKRYRVETDAQTVVRGTDTLWTHASETNQVTIRAGKLDSLEFGPAGFFGSLRTDFLIVDCEDVDRDGQKTWRIRLAAKTETAAIQRLTLWINAQTHWADKAEYVDYNEETSTLYFSAYETDDQKDSGRFSYSPPKGAEVIVLPSRTASDSSSKDN